A single window of Salvelinus namaycush isolate Seneca chromosome 11, SaNama_1.0, whole genome shotgun sequence DNA harbors:
- the LOC120055841 gene encoding cytochrome P450 7A1-like, whose protein sequence is MIITVSLIWVVVISFCCCLWLALGIRKRKPGEPPVENGLIPYLGCAVQFGANPLEFLRSRQNKYGHIFTCKIAGKYFHFLCDPFSYHAVIRQGRHLDWKKFHFSTSVKAFGHDSMDPRHGYTTENLHQTFMKTLQGEALPSLIETMMENLQSVMLQSDTLSPSKDRWDVDGIFAFCYKVMFESSYLTLFGKDLGNDKNAARQEAQKALVLNTLENFKEFDKIFPALVAGLPIHVFKSAHSARENLAKTMLAENLSKRENVSDLISLRMLLNDTLSTFNDLSKARTHVALLWASQANTLPTAFWSLLHMIRSPEAMKAANEEVKNILESSGQRVNPNKPQLTLSRQDLDNMPVIDSIIKEAMRLSSASMNIRVAKEDFLLHLDNQESYRIRKDDVIALYPQMLHFDPKIYEDPLTYKYDRYLDDNGQEKTTFYREGRKLRYYYMPFGSGVTKCPGRFFAVHEIKQFLVLVLSYFNMELLDSAVKVPPLDQSRAGLGILQPTYDVDFRYKLKTQ, encoded by the exons ATGATCATCACTGTCTCTTTGATTTGGGTTGTGGTGATCAGCTTTTGCTGCTGTCTGTGGCTTGCTCTGGGGATCCGTAAGAG AAAACCAGGTGAACCACCAGTGGAAAATGGTTTGATCCCATACCTCGGCTGTGCCGTCCAGTTTGGAGCCAACCCCCTGGAATTTCTCCGGAGCCGACAGAATAAATATGGGCACATCTTCACTTGCAAGATTGCTGGCAAGTACTTTCACTTCCTGTGCGACCCTTTCTCCTACCACGCCGTCATCCGCCAAGGGAGGCATCTGGACTGGAAGAAGTTTCACTTCTCTACCTCGGTCAAG GCTTTCGGCCATGACAGCATGGACCCCAGACACGGTTACACCACAGAGAACCTCCACCAGACCTTCATGAAGACCTTGCAGGGTGAAGCCCTCCCTTCGCTCATCGAGACCATGATGGAGAACCTGCAGTCGGTCATGCTGCAGTCAGACACCCTCAGCCCGAGCAAGGATCGCTGGGACGTGGATGGCATTTTCGCCTTCTGCTACAAGGTCATGTTCGAGTCGAGCTACCTGACACTCTTCGGCAAGGATCTGGGTAACGACAAGAATGCTGCGCGCCAGGAGGCCCAGAAGGCTTTGGTCCTCAACACTCTGGAGAACTTCAAGGAGTTCGATAAGATCTTCCCGGCGTTGGTGGCTGGGTTGCCCATCCATGTGTTCAAGAGTGCCCACTCTGCAAGGGAGAACCTGGCTAAGACCATGCTGGCTGAGAACTTGAGCAAACGCGAGAATGTATCGGACCTGATCTCACTGCGCATGCTGCTGAATGACACCCTGTCGACCTTCAATGACCTGAGCAAGGCCCGCACCCACGTGGCTCTGCTGTGGGCCTCGCAGGCCAACACGCTCCCCACTGCCTTCTGGAGCCTGCTCCACATGATTAG GAGTCCAGAGGCTATGAAAGCAGCCAATGAGGAGGTGAAGAATATTCTGGAGAGTTCAGGTCAGCGTGTCAACCCTAACAAACCACAACTCACTCTCTCCCGGCAGGACCTGGACAACATGCCTGTAATAG ACAGCATCATCAAGGAGGCCATGCGTCTGTCGAGCGCATCAATGAACATCCGAGTGGCCAAAGAGGATTTCCTGCTTCACCTTGATAACCAGGAGTCGTACCGCATCCGCAAAGATGACGTCATCGCCCTCTACCCCCAGATGCTCCACTTTGATCCCAAGATTTACGAGGATCCCTTG ACCTACAAATACGACAGATATCTTGATGACAACGGCCAGGAGAAGACAACGTTCTACAGGGAGGGACGCAAGCTGCGGTACTACTACATGCCTTTCGGCTCAGGGGTGACCAAGTGCCCCGGGCGCTTCTTCGCCGTGCATGAGATCAAGCAGTTCCTGGTGCTGGTTCTGTCCTACTTCAACATGGAGCTCCTAGACTCAGCCGTTAAAGTGCCTCCTCTCGACCAATCACGTGCAGGTCTGGGGATCCTGCAGCCCACCTATGACGTTGACTTTCGATACAAACTGAAAACTCAGTAA